TTTGCACTCATAGtagaaatatgaatataaaaataaaatccatatatatatatatatatatatatatatatatatatatatatatatatatacatatacacacacacacagagtatacACTTTAAGTAATCAAAACAAATTAGTTTCTAGAACTATTTAAAGAcagtattaaatgtttttagtgtTGCTTGAATGTCTGACCATATGTTGTGAATGCTGCTAGTATTTGTACTGTAAATATTGATAATTAAAGCAACATTAAAGATCAAGCGAGAAAGGGTATAGATATACATATCAGTGGTAGTGTGTCAAACAAGAGAAGCCTGTGGCTTCTGGACAGGGTGAGCTTTCTGCTTTACTATAAACTGTTCCTGAATACCATGATGCAATATTAAAACCTCGCAAAAATTGAACCAATTTTAATATAACAAATAATTAATATATACTATAACTAAAGGAATTGCCAAAATTTATCAAATATATTTACCTGTTTGTAAGTTTTTATTACacctatacagtatatgacaccTGTAACACTCTGCTCCTAGTTTTCAAAGATTTTAGGGTGCCAAGTGATTAAGACtttctttaatatgcttgtcataCTTAACTCCGAGAGGTTCTTTCATGCTCAAATCGGTTTTTGAAGAACATGTTTTGGGATTGTCTCCACTACATTGCCTGCATCAACTGAGCCTTTAAAATTTATTCAAAAGTGAAGACATCTAATGTTTATTGGAGAAGTCTATTGGAGATGAATTTATTTACGCAattctaaatgttttataattgtTTGCATGGTACTATGTGGCAATATTTGTTTTAGTGGTTTCTATAGTGATGACTTACATATTCAAGGTACTCTGTAGGGTAAAAAATTGTCAGACGTTCTCATTTTGAGAACTCAGAAGTTGCCACCAAGTCGGCAACTCACGGCTCGACCTTGAAAACAagtcttttgcaaaaaaataagataaagtATGAGTTGACTGTATTGTTACTTGTTATATTTCAATCTTGCTAAAGTAGTCTAATGTATCGTAATAAGAGATTTTGAGTTTGCGAATGAATGGGCCACAGAATTGGTCATTCCACCATTGTAAATATATATCACTAAGTCAGAGACACTCTAATCTACTTGTGTTGTCTTTTGTTGTACACTGTTCTATCACTGTGGACAAAGTCTTAGAGTTTTGTAAAATTATGTGCAATATTGTTCTCACTTTGGTTGCATTTTTCAACAGATctgtttcgttttgtttttttcttctctaaaaACAGTCAGAGATGTCAGCAGTCGCTTATTTCATCAAAACGTTTGTTACCAGGTGTTGTGGACAATAAAGATCTACAGTGTTCATCCCAAATGTGGCTGAGACTGCAAAGCACTTTACACTGAGAGGCTTCTGTAACGCGATTAGTctgtgaagggggggggggatgcaacAGCACCAACCTGCTCCTGACATTTTGTTCCACAATGACCTCTAGTGGCGTATGGGTGTATTACAGTCAGCTGTAATGATCTGTCACCTCAGATAAAATGTTCAATTTAATGCAGTTTTGAACTGCATTAAATGAGAGACTTATGCTGATTGCATCTGCATCTATTAATTTGGACATTTAGCATGTATCactttatttccttgttttgcCAAACttcttgagaaaaaaataatagtaactGTTAAATTTATAGTGCTTGTCACTTTTATCTGTGAAGTGAGCCTTCCCAGAACCTCTCATCCACCCTGCAGCACTTcactcccctcctcttcacccCATCCAACCCAAATCTCTGGTCTCCCCCATCCCAGCAACTAAATGCACCCAgctctgtattttaaatgtgactGCAGTATAATTCTGAAAAATgatcaaagaatataaaactCGCGCTTCCAATACTGGTACTGGCTCTGCTTGCATGGCACAAGATAGCTGAGGAAAAAAACCAGCACGCCCCCTCTCCCCACAACTGATCCAGGACTGAGATCAGATCCTTTGCCTGCACAACTGTAGCATGAGACAAAGTTGCCGGTGATCATTACCCAGTCTCCATCCTTAAATGGATATTAAGGGCTCTGAAACACATCTGTTACCGGGTTGAGGAGGTTGTCCCATTAGGATAccaacagagaaaataaaaaaaaaccaaatcccATAAAAGAGGACAGTCTAAGATATTATTTTCACAGGCGCATCAGGAGATGCTAGAAGTGAAACGAGCTGTTTTCGTTGAtttcaaagtcatttttttggGAGTCAGATGACAAACTGAAGTCTATCATTGTAGTGCAAGCAGAGCTACATTCCAGTTATGTTGTGTAACTCAGTGCATGCATGCAATTACCCTGAACAAGGTGTATTGAAAATATATTGGGTGTTTGTGGTATAAAAGCATTTTCTTTATATCAGAAAGTTTTCTTTCTAgtagaatgtttttttctttccttaggACTGGCCAATCATTGTATTCTAGATGAATATTATAGTACAAGATTCTATTTTTATGGTGGGTTTGTTGACAAGGTCGTCTCATTGTGTCAAATATTATCTCCATATAAACTGATTACCAAAGTATAGTTCAGTTAAAAACATACATGGTAGTGATGAAGTGTGTTCTCCAGTGAATTCTAACCAGCCAATCCCGTATCTTCTGAATAAACTGTAGGAGTTATCAGTTAGGTGGCAAAATCTCTTCTTCTTGCACCTCACTCATGCTAATCAGAGAGCTGGGGTCGCAGTGGTAACTTTAAGGTTCAGTGGGTTCAAACTAAATTTGGAGATTCCTGTGAGTCTATAATTTGATTACAGTAGTGTTGTTGTATCTGACTGGTCATAACTGAGGAtataactatttatttttttctagtcAATAACTGCTTCTGTATTGTGTTTTAAAGATTTCCAGTCAAGCtacttgattttaaaaaagtactaaaaaaaaatttcttagcaagaaattcataaaatttcTTGCTAACACAACGAAGGCTGAAAACATCAAACCTAAGGTCAAGGAAAATACACATTTCTGAAGCAATTCTCATATTGGATTTGGTTTATATATCACAGAGTATATTGTGCATGAGGTTATACACCATTCGGCCTCCAGCTGAAACTGTATAGAGTACCTAGTTCTTTTTTTATGGCTCCAAATAAAATAGGAGCACTTTATTTTTGCCAccacagaacaaacagaactGCTTTTTCAGGCCTAAAAATATTTGACGTAAAATTTTTACTGGGTTTGAGGAGGTTAAGGCCTTTGGAAATACAGAATTTAACACCTAGAAATACAGAGGTTTGTTTTAATTCACTGGAGCTGTGGGAACCATTTTGTATGTATGCTTGATGTAGATGATATAtacacataaacagacacaaatgtcagatttcagtaccagtttgtttttttttcattttcctcattcagaACGTTCATTGCTCTTCCTTGATACTGTACTTAGTTTCATGGTAAAGCAGTAGTGTTTCCTTCAGTTTTGTgggagtgtgtatgtgtgttcatgtgcacTTGTAACTGCTGGGGGCAGGGGTGGGAGGGGGCAACgtgtaaataaatcaaatacagTTAGTGTGGAGGTGTTTCTTTTGTGTCAGTGTAAGTTaaatattctaaaataaaaaaaactgtattattcTCTATTGTGTTTCATGGTACAtttaaaaagagacaaaagTAGTTTTATCTTACATTTCAAATGCTTATATCTCTATGGCTTCTGGCGATACCCGTTCCATTTTATAGATTTGTCAGCACAAAATGCAATAAACCAATACCATTTTATTAAAGTAAATGTGTTGTGAGTTTTTAATAATGTCTCATTTTCAAAATGGAAAtgttacaatttaaaaaaaaatgtaacaaaaacacagttttgTGGAAGGAAAATACCAAAGGAATCCATTTAAACAAGAGTCCATGATGATGAAGCAAAACAGTTCATTCAGTGGTGATTCACACACGTTTAAACTCACATGTACAAACTCTGAATAACTATCTGGAGGAGCTATATAAGTTAACTCAATGGGAATTAAACGAAAATGTAAAATCATTTACAAAACATCCCTACAGACTACCTATACAGAGCTGCTAACTTCACTGCACAAAGTACAGATGTGGCCATCTGTGACGGAAGGAGCGGTGAGTCTCACATCAAGAGGAATCGCTCACTACTCGTTCATAATTCACTACTACACCTCAGTAATGTTGGGAATACATGGACATAGATGGGACCTGGTTCATACCTGGGGCTGGTCTGGGAGGTGGCTGCTGAGAGGCACCAGTGCCCACACCAACTCCCACCCCCACGCCCACCAGGGGGTTAAGAGACGTTCCACTCTGGATGAGGGTGTCAAGAGCTTTCTGTACACTCGGGTTGTCAAAATTGATTCCTGCGGTCGAGCTGGGGGCTCTCTGACCACCTTGTGCGAACGTGACTGGCATGCGGCCCGGCGTGGGGGCGTAACCCTGGGATCCTGCCGCAGGAGGGCCTGGCATGGGTTGGCGTGGCGGATTCTGGGCGGGAGACAGGCCTAGAGAGCCGTAGCCCTGTGACTGGGGACCAGTAGACGCTCCAGAGGCGGCTGACAACCCAGAGCCACTGTTGAACATGCTGAGGATTTTagcctgcagctcctgctggTGGTTGGGGTTGGCTGAGGCACTTGAACCAGTCGCTAGGCTGAGGTGGCTGGACTGTGGGGGCATGAGGGTAGAATGGGACGGCTGAGGAAGTCCAGCGGTTGAGGATGGAATGTCAGGGTGTCCTGATGAAGGAGCCGGAACATGGACTGCAGCTGTAGATCAAAAACCTCagttacagaaaaaacattctgCTTCACAGCACAGAAAACTAAAGCAATGTTTCAATATAAGAACATTTAAGGACAGGTATGAGTCTGTTAGTAAAACACGTTTCCAGACATACACTGAAGGAATTTCTGGTTGCTGTAATTGTTTCTCCCTGTAAATATCTCTGATAATTTCATACTATTTTCTTCTGGATACAATAGCTAGCAGGCCGTTCTGAATAATAACTCATtcaggttctactgtatgttCCAGGCTGGAGTTCCTGTGTTGACAGGCAACATGTGTGGGTGAACTTGTAGTCCCCACAACTGGGGAATTAATCCCCTTCAAGTCAAGGGTCTCAGTCAGAAAAAGGTGGATTACTCTCTACAGGCCACTGATGGATTGTTGCCCTCAGTGTTTTCAAAagtgagagaagagaggagtAGGAAATTATAGATGATCAGGAAAAGTACACTACCGTTCAAAAGTTTGGGGTCACAGAAATGTCCATATTCTGAAAAGAAagcactgtattttttttcaacgAAAATAACTAAACCATTCAGAAATAGACTCTATAGATTTCTTTTTAAGAAAATAATGGACATACAGCCATGTCAACACAGGCCAAAACAACGTGTTGGATgttgtaacatttaaaaaataaatgtgataaataaGATGAAAGTACTTTCAATTTCACCCATACCTGAAAGAGGCTCTGCAGTACTTCGTAGCAGTCGGGCTCTTTTGTCCTTCAGGTAAGCAATGAGACCATCTAACTCATCTGGGGTTACGAACCTATCCAGAGAtcccacaggaaaaaaaaaaagtgtgtgtggtcagacttaaaatcacatttatgcAATATGTAAGTGGTAACCACAGTGCAACTGAAACGTTGTCTTACATTCACTACTCAGATTTTATGATATTAAACCAGACGTTGTACCTGTTTTCAGACAGCAGTGTGATGGACGTGAGCACAGAAATAGGGTGACTCTCTCTGTCCGATTCTCTGAGCAGCACATCATCCGCCATTTTAGCAGCCTTTCTGGCGATCTCTTCACGTTCTTTTTCACGGTTTTCAACTTTGTAGGCATCGTAGTTGTGAGCAACCAACATCATGGCATCCTGCATTGGCATGTTTCGATGCTCtaggagaataaaaaaaagacctgtGAAATCCTGTCCCCTTTGCATTTCAGTTATTTAAAGCCACATCCCCTGTCTTTTTAAATTACCTTGCGGTGTTCCAAACAAGATGTTCACAGTGCAGGACCGGTGGACCTGGTGCTGctgggtgatgatgatggcaaAGGGAGTTCGAGCTCGGCCTACatcctccagagcctgggttaGTGACACTTCAGTGTTGAGGAAAATCAGATCCACCACCATACCTAGATCACGGACTTTACGCCCAACCGTCTCCGCATACTCCCGACTattgtttgtcaaaaacaagtatacacacacacacgcacacacacacacacaggagcgaTATGAAACAACATTCCAAGCATCGATCAAATATTTGTAGCCAGTAATGGACCTGGGTCTTCGTTTAATTTAGTAAACAAAGACGGGACTTACTTCTGGGCCTTATTGACTACAATAACAGAACAATCAACAGGACGGTCGGCATCATAACGGCGCTGAAGTTCTTCGTAATACTGACGATACAACTCATTTCGCCGACGCTCTTCTGGTCGAACACGATCATCTAGTGATTAGATattagataaaaataaaattagaaaaaaaaaataaaaaaataaaaaacaataccTGATTCAAGTTTCAGCCACTAAATCAGACCTAGCTCCAAAATCAGAACTaattaatgtaataatgtaTAGAGTTTAGTGCAATTTTTAGGCCTGCTGTGTTCAGTTACACCACTGTGGAAAACTTTAATACTAAagatgcaaaatgaaaattgtaaTCTGCAGTATAGATTACACCTAGTGTTACTCAATCTTAATGAacactggggaaaaaaaaaagtgcataaGGTCTTGCTATTTAAATAATCATGAAAATCCAGTATTTCtatgagaaaaaaagacatttcaatgCACACACACGGTGGTTAAGTACAGAGTACGCACCCTCTGGCTCACGGCGTCCATTCCATGGATCTCTGTAAGCGTCCCTGAAGGATTCATCCTTTCTCCTGTAATAGTCTTCAGCGCCACCGCGGTAATATCTTTCAAAGTCATCTCTGCtgtatgaaaacaaaatcaGGCTCAGACAACGTGAATGCATCTAGGTACCAAAATAATGACTGACGTCAGCAGTCACCTGAATGTTGAGTCCCGTGCATCAGCTCTGGAGTCTTTGTCTCTGCTCTCTGAGCTACGGTAACGGTAATCGGGGTCACGCGAATGAGGACCGGGCCTCGGCTCTCTGCTCGGGTCCCTCCCATCTCGGCCGTCCCGAGGCTCTCGTCCATCACGACCATCCCGAGACTCGCGTCCTTCCCGAGGCTCTCGTCCCTCACGCCCATAAAGAGGTGAGCGTGATCGAGGCCGAGGATCTTTGCCGTCTCCATAGCCGCTGTACGGGGCCCTAAGAAGAGTAGTATGGATTATTACAAGGAAGGCCAGTTGTCAAACACTACAAAGAATGACAGGAACTTTCGTCCATGACTGGTGAGGACAGGTCCAGAGTTGGTatataaaatgcaacaaaatcAGTTTGCATTTAATTCAGACGAGATGAATAAATGGAGTTTATTTTCACAACTGAAGCAGAGCGATGATTGATGCTATTATAGTCGCAAAAGGAAATGGAGCAAGTTCATTCCAGGAGATTCCGTTGCATGTCCTTTCAACGATCTTTTCCAGTGATCCGTGCGCGCATTACGAGACGAGGATTCATCGATCATTCGAGGTCCATTGACGCAAACTAcaacattttg
This sequence is a window from Antennarius striatus isolate MH-2024 chromosome 5, ASM4005453v1, whole genome shotgun sequence. Protein-coding genes within it:
- the ncoa5 gene encoding nuclear receptor coactivator 5 isoform X2, encoding MSRRRSRSPSPGRFSRTCSSSDPRDLERRIFVGNLPTSDMATKDLEELFSPYGKITGVSMFRGFGFVQFERIEEAEAAKAAQKGRIYKGYKIDVNMAVERRQAKPQSQQSPPRRAPYSGYGDGKDPRPRSRSPLYGREGREPREGRESRDGRDGREPRDGRDGRDPSREPRPGPHSRDPDYRYRSSESRDKDSRADARDSTFRDDFERYYRGGAEDYYRRKDESFRDAYRDPWNGRREPEDDRVRPEERRRNELYRQYYEELQRRYDADRPVDCSVIVVNKAQNREYAETVGRKVRDLGMVVDLIFLNTEVSLTQALEDVGRARTPFAIIITQQHQVHRSCTVNILFGTPQEHRNMPMQDAMMLVAHNYDAYKVENREKEREEIARKAAKMADDVLLRESDRESHPISVLTSITLLSENRFVTPDELDGLIAYLKDKRARLLRSTAEPLSEYGHFCDPKLLNAAVHVPAPSSGHPDIPSSTAGLPQPSHSTLMPPQSSHLSLATGSSASANPNHQQELQAKILSMFNSGSGLSAASGASTGPQSQGYGSLGLSPAQNPPRQPMPGPPAAGSQGYAPTPGRMPVTFAQGGQRAPSSTAGINFDNPSVQKALDTLIQSGTSLNPLVGVGVGVGVGTGASQQPPPRPAPGMNQVPSMSMYSQHY
- the ncoa5 gene encoding nuclear receptor coactivator 5 isoform X1 — protein: MSRRRSRSPSPGRFSRTCSSSDPRDLERRIFVGNLPTSDMATKDLEELFSPYGKITGVSMFRGFGFVQFERIEEAEAAKAAQKGRIYKGYKIDVNMAVERRQAKPQSQQSPPRRAPYSGYGDGKDPRPRSRSPLYGREGREPREGRESRDGRDGREPRDGRDGRDPSREPRPGPHSRDPDYRYRSSESRDKDSRADARDSTFSRDDFERYYRGGAEDYYRRKDESFRDAYRDPWNGRREPEDDRVRPEERRRNELYRQYYEELQRRYDADRPVDCSVIVVNKAQNREYAETVGRKVRDLGMVVDLIFLNTEVSLTQALEDVGRARTPFAIIITQQHQVHRSCTVNILFGTPQEHRNMPMQDAMMLVAHNYDAYKVENREKEREEIARKAAKMADDVLLRESDRESHPISVLTSITLLSENRFVTPDELDGLIAYLKDKRARLLRSTAEPLSEYGHFCDPKLLNAAVHVPAPSSGHPDIPSSTAGLPQPSHSTLMPPQSSHLSLATGSSASANPNHQQELQAKILSMFNSGSGLSAASGASTGPQSQGYGSLGLSPAQNPPRQPMPGPPAAGSQGYAPTPGRMPVTFAQGGQRAPSSTAGINFDNPSVQKALDTLIQSGTSLNPLVGVGVGVGVGTGASQQPPPRPAPGMNQVPSMSMYSQHY
- the ncoa5 gene encoding nuclear receptor coactivator 5 isoform X4, whose protein sequence is MSRRRSRSPSPGRFSRTCSSSDPRDLERRIFVGNLPTSDMATKDLEELFSPYGKITDVNMAVERRQAKPQSQQSPPRRAPYSGYGDGKDPRPRSRSPLYGREGREPREGRESRDGRDGREPRDGRDGRDPSREPRPGPHSRDPDYRYRSSESRDKDSRADARDSTFSRDDFERYYRGGAEDYYRRKDESFRDAYRDPWNGRREPEDDRVRPEERRRNELYRQYYEELQRRYDADRPVDCSVIVVNKAQNREYAETVGRKVRDLGMVVDLIFLNTEVSLTQALEDVGRARTPFAIIITQQHQVHRSCTVNILFGTPQEHRNMPMQDAMMLVAHNYDAYKVENREKEREEIARKAAKMADDVLLRESDRESHPISVLTSITLLSENRFVTPDELDGLIAYLKDKRARLLRSTAEPLSEYGHFCDPKLLNAAVHVPAPSSGHPDIPSSTAGLPQPSHSTLMPPQSSHLSLATGSSASANPNHQQELQAKILSMFNSGSGLSAASGASTGPQSQGYGSLGLSPAQNPPRQPMPGPPAAGSQGYAPTPGRMPVTFAQGGQRAPSSTAGINFDNPSVQKALDTLIQSGTSLNPLVGVGVGVGVGTGASQQPPPRPAPGMNQVPSMSMYSQHY
- the ncoa5 gene encoding nuclear receptor coactivator 5 isoform X3, whose amino-acid sequence is MSRRRSRSPSPGRFSRTCSSSDPRDLERRIFVGNLPTSDMATKDLEELFSPYGKITGVSMFRGFGFVQFERIEEAEAAKAAQKGRIYKGYKIDVNMAVERRQAKPQSQQSPPRRAPYSGYGDGKDPRPRSRSPLYGREGREPREGRESRDGRDGREPRDGRDGRDPSREPRPGPHSRDPDYRYRSSESRDKDSRADARDSTFSRDDFERYYRGGAEDYYRRKDESFRDAYRDPWNGRREPEDDRVRPEERRRNELYRQYYEELQRRYDADRPVDCSVIVVNKAQNREYAETVGRKVRDLGMVVDLIFLNTEVSLTQALEDVGRARTPFAIIITQQHQVHRSCTVNILFGTPQEHRNMPMQDAMMLVAHNYDAYKVENREKEREEIARKAAKMADDVLLRESDRESHPISVLTSITLLSENRFVTPDELDGLIAYLKDKRARLLRSTAEPLSAAVHVPAPSSGHPDIPSSTAGLPQPSHSTLMPPQSSHLSLATGSSASANPNHQQELQAKILSMFNSGSGLSAASGASTGPQSQGYGSLGLSPAQNPPRQPMPGPPAAGSQGYAPTPGRMPVTFAQGGQRAPSSTAGINFDNPSVQKALDTLIQSGTSLNPLVGVGVGVGVGTGASQQPPPRPAPGMNQVPSMSMYSQHY
- the ncoa5 gene encoding nuclear receptor coactivator 5 isoform X5; this encodes MAVERRQAKPQSQQSPPRRAPYSGYGDGKDPRPRSRSPLYGREGREPREGRESRDGRDGREPRDGRDGRDPSREPRPGPHSRDPDYRYRSSESRDKDSRADARDSTFSRDDFERYYRGGAEDYYRRKDESFRDAYRDPWNGRREPEDDRVRPEERRRNELYRQYYEELQRRYDADRPVDCSVIVVNKAQNREYAETVGRKVRDLGMVVDLIFLNTEVSLTQALEDVGRARTPFAIIITQQHQVHRSCTVNILFGTPQEHRNMPMQDAMMLVAHNYDAYKVENREKEREEIARKAAKMADDVLLRESDRESHPISVLTSITLLSENRFVTPDELDGLIAYLKDKRARLLRSTAEPLSEYGHFCDPKLLNAAVHVPAPSSGHPDIPSSTAGLPQPSHSTLMPPQSSHLSLATGSSASANPNHQQELQAKILSMFNSGSGLSAASGASTGPQSQGYGSLGLSPAQNPPRQPMPGPPAAGSQGYAPTPGRMPVTFAQGGQRAPSSTAGINFDNPSVQKALDTLIQSGTSLNPLVGVGVGVGVGTGASQQPPPRPAPGMNQVPSMSMYSQHY